A genomic stretch from Rhizobium brockwellii includes:
- the pcaQ gene encoding pca operon transcription factor PcaQ, producing MIDSRVKFRHLQTFVEVARQKSVMKAAELLHVSQPAVTKTIRELEQVLGVDVFERDGRGIKITRYGEVFLRHAGAALTALRQGLDSVSQEQFADAPPIRIGALPTVSSRIMPRAMELFLKEKTWSRVKIVTGENAVLLEQLRVGDLDIVVGRLAGAENMAGFSFEHLYSEQVVFAVRAGHPLLDGRQSPFAGFGDYTVLMPTRGSIIRPVVENFLIANGVSSLPNQIETVSDSFGRAFLRASDAIWIISNGVVAGDVADGRLALLPVDTGETKGPVGLTMRADAVPSLPQSILMQTIREAAGEAAL from the coding sequence ATGATCGACAGCCGGGTCAAGTTCCGCCATCTGCAAACCTTTGTCGAGGTGGCGCGGCAGAAGAGCGTCATGAAGGCCGCCGAATTGCTGCATGTCAGTCAGCCGGCGGTCACCAAGACGATCCGCGAACTGGAACAGGTGCTGGGTGTCGATGTTTTCGAGCGCGATGGTCGCGGCATCAAGATCACCCGCTACGGCGAGGTCTTCCTGCGGCACGCCGGCGCGGCGCTGACGGCGCTGCGCCAGGGTCTCGATTCCGTCTCGCAGGAGCAGTTCGCCGATGCGCCGCCGATCCGGATCGGCGCGCTGCCGACGGTGTCATCGCGCATCATGCCGCGGGCGATGGAACTCTTCCTCAAGGAAAAGACCTGGAGCCGGGTGAAGATCGTCACCGGCGAGAACGCGGTACTGCTGGAACAGCTTCGCGTAGGAGATCTCGATATCGTTGTCGGACGTCTGGCCGGCGCCGAGAATATGGCGGGCTTTTCCTTCGAACATCTTTATTCCGAGCAGGTGGTGTTTGCCGTGCGCGCCGGCCATCCGCTGCTCGACGGCCGGCAATCGCCGTTTGCCGGCTTCGGCGACTATACGGTGCTGATGCCGACGCGGGGTTCGATCATCCGGCCGGTGGTCGAAAATTTCCTCATCGCCAACGGCGTCTCCAGCCTGCCGAACCAGATCGAGACGGTGTCGGATTCCTTCGGCCGCGCGTTCCTCAGGGCAAGTGACGCGATCTGGATCATTTCCAACGGCGTGGTGGCCGGCGATGTCGCCGACGGGCGGCTGGCGCTTCTGCCTGTTGATACCGGCGAGACCAAGGGGCCGGTCGGGTTGACGATGCGCGCCGATGCCGTGCCGTCCCTGCCGCAATCGATCCTGATGCAGACGATCCGCGAGGCCGCAGGAGAGGCGGCCCTTTAA
- a CDS encoding MbcA/ParS/Xre antitoxin family protein, with amino-acid sequence MQHARREQREDQGPQRLDMERFAPANRKRLSAPALRTFLAIADLWGLTEEQRLLMLGYPSRSTYHNWAKQAREHGAFTLDVDTLTRISAVLGIHQALGVLFSDERAGVAWLRTPHQALVFSGHPPLDVVTNGTQDGLMTVRRFLDGARGGLYMQPNILDEAFTPYEDTDIVFR; translated from the coding sequence ATGCAGCATGCGCGACGGGAGCAACGGGAAGACCAGGGGCCACAGCGGCTGGACATGGAGCGGTTTGCTCCCGCCAACCGCAAGAGGCTGAGCGCCCCGGCCCTGCGAACCTTTCTGGCGATCGCCGATCTCTGGGGGCTGACGGAAGAGCAGCGTCTGCTCATGCTCGGTTATCCATCCCGGTCGACCTACCACAATTGGGCCAAACAGGCGCGCGAGCACGGCGCTTTCACGCTCGATGTCGATACGCTGACCCGAATCTCAGCCGTGCTCGGTATCCATCAGGCACTCGGCGTGCTTTTTTCCGATGAACGCGCCGGCGTCGCCTGGCTGCGCACACCGCACCAGGCGCTCGTTTTCAGCGGGCATCCGCCGCTTGATGTCGTGACGAACGGGACCCAGGACGGGTTGATGACCGTCCGCCGGTTTCTCGATGGCGCCCGCGGTGGTCTCTACATGCAGCCAAATATACTCGACGAAGCGTTCACGCCCTACGAAGATACGGACATCGTCTTCCGGTGA
- a CDS encoding RES family NAD+ phosphorylase: MRDRFAQAPRPSYRLIPSQFPPIGLFETVTRAADLEAVMELVGWTNDRLVADRIQRLPEDQWVYGVANASIVMAAFLHVAPGGMRFNGPDLGAWYAADDLKTAAAEVGHHLRREAVARGVATMARTYRSYSAALIGDYLDIRGEQMLRPDVYDGTSYAASQVLGEAVRSSGGAGILYDSVRLRGGVAIVAHRPRNIQGVVQADHFEITISATDRRIDVRKLAA; this comes from the coding sequence GTGAGGGATCGTTTTGCCCAGGCGCCGCGTCCGTCGTACCGGCTGATCCCGTCGCAATTTCCACCGATCGGGCTTTTTGAGACGGTGACGCGGGCGGCCGATCTCGAAGCCGTGATGGAGCTCGTCGGCTGGACCAACGACCGGCTCGTCGCCGACCGCATCCAACGGCTTCCCGAGGACCAATGGGTTTATGGCGTTGCCAATGCCAGCATCGTCATGGCGGCGTTCCTGCATGTTGCGCCGGGAGGAATGCGCTTCAACGGCCCTGATCTCGGCGCCTGGTATGCCGCCGACGATCTCAAGACGGCCGCCGCGGAGGTTGGCCATCATCTCAGGCGCGAAGCCGTCGCGCGCGGGGTGGCGACGATGGCGCGCACCTATCGAAGCTATTCGGCCGCTCTGATTGGTGATTACCTCGACATTCGCGGAGAGCAAATGCTGCGGCCCGATGTCTATGACGGCACCAGCTATGCGGCGTCGCAGGTGTTGGGAGAAGCGGTGCGCTCGAGCGGCGGCGCCGGTATCCTCTATGATAGTGTCCGGCTGAGAGGCGGAGTGGCGATCGTCGCGCACCGGCCGCGCAATATTCAGGGCGTGGTGCAGGCCGATCACTTCGAAATCACCATTTCCGCCACCGACCGACGCATCGATGTCAGGAAGCTCGCGGCCTGA
- a CDS encoding alpha/beta hydrolase family protein, with protein sequence MLDRFLLQGPQDARFTILLAHGAGAPMDSASMTAAANALAGVGFRVARFEFAYMAARRTLEGRKPPPRAETLNPEYEAAIAELGASGPLIIGGKSMGGRVASMIADDRHRRGKIVGLLCLGYPFHPPGQPEKLRTGHLTGLTTPALICQGTRDEFGTRDEVPGYDVSDRIEILWLEDGDHDLKPRKTISGFSSADHLATMAEAAMAWAERLPA encoded by the coding sequence ATGCTTGACCGGTTTCTGCTGCAGGGGCCTCAGGATGCGCGCTTCACCATCCTTCTGGCACATGGCGCCGGCGCACCGATGGATTCGGCATCGATGACAGCAGCGGCAAATGCACTCGCCGGCGTTGGCTTCCGTGTGGCCCGTTTCGAATTCGCCTATATGGCCGCCCGCCGCACCTTAGAAGGCCGCAAGCCGCCGCCGCGCGCCGAAACGCTCAATCCCGAATACGAGGCGGCCATTGCCGAGCTCGGCGCCAGCGGTCCGCTTATCATCGGCGGCAAGTCGATGGGCGGCCGGGTTGCCAGCATGATCGCCGATGATCGTCATCGTCGGGGAAAGATCGTCGGTCTGCTCTGCCTTGGCTATCCCTTCCATCCGCCCGGCCAGCCGGAGAAGCTGCGCACCGGCCATCTCACGGGGCTGACGACGCCGGCGCTGATCTGCCAGGGAACACGCGACGAATTTGGCACGCGGGACGAGGTGCCGGGCTATGATGTGTCCGACAGGATCGAGATCCTCTGGCTCGAGGACGGCGATCACGACCTCAAGCCGCGCAAGACGATTTCCGGTTTCTCCAGTGCCGACCACCTGGCCACGATGGCGGAGGCGGCGATGGCATGGGCCGAACGACTGCCAGCTTGA
- a CDS encoding EamA family transporter codes for MRVAAILFIAVCLFLAGATASRAYVSNSNLWLLATALVLYTLGNLSMIALMRTSGLSLAISLSSVAQLIAINAIAVLVFDERLGWHQAVGVLLGIASVTLMVIG; via the coding sequence ATGCGTGTTGCCGCCATCCTCTTCATAGCCGTCTGCCTATTCTTGGCGGGAGCGACCGCTTCCCGCGCATATGTGAGCAACTCTAACCTTTGGCTGCTCGCCACCGCGCTGGTCCTCTACACATTAGGCAATCTTTCGATGATCGCTCTCATGCGGACAAGTGGGCTTTCCCTTGCCATTTCGTTGTCTTCGGTCGCGCAGCTCATCGCCATCAACGCGATCGCCGTTTTGGTTTTCGACGAGCGGCTCGGCTGGCATCAGGCGGTTGGCGTACTCCTCGGGATAGCATCGGTTACGCTCATGGTGATCGGATGA
- a CDS encoding sulfite exporter TauE/SafE family protein, producing the protein MYDIILLFLAGLLAGSMNALAGGGSFVSLPALISVGVPSVAANATSTLALFPGGMASSWVYRDGVRSVCGVNVVPIAIVTVTGGVAGSILLLLTPSRIFDGLLPWLLLVATLMLTAGPRLSARLQTQARPSVLAFATVQFFLGLYGGYFGGAVGLMMLAAWSVLGGGDIKSLNPTRMVMVTAANAVAVVVFVLAGAIVWQECIPMTIGAVIGGWIGAHIGRRLPSSVVRLLTLTVAFLTTAVFFSRAYL; encoded by the coding sequence ATGTACGATATCATTCTTCTTTTCCTTGCTGGCTTGTTAGCAGGCAGCATGAATGCGTTGGCGGGCGGCGGGTCGTTCGTCTCCCTGCCTGCGCTGATATCGGTCGGAGTGCCGTCGGTAGCGGCAAACGCGACAAGCACCCTAGCCTTGTTTCCCGGCGGTATGGCGAGCTCGTGGGTCTATCGTGACGGGGTTAGGAGTGTGTGCGGCGTCAATGTCGTGCCCATTGCCATCGTGACGGTCACGGGTGGCGTGGCCGGAAGTATTCTATTGCTGCTAACCCCATCCAGGATTTTCGATGGTCTCCTGCCATGGCTTTTGCTGGTGGCGACATTGATGCTGACTGCAGGTCCGAGGCTCAGCGCCCGGCTCCAGACGCAGGCACGTCCGAGTGTTCTGGCGTTCGCAACGGTTCAGTTCTTTCTCGGTCTTTATGGCGGTTATTTTGGCGGCGCGGTGGGTCTCATGATGCTTGCGGCATGGAGCGTGCTCGGGGGCGGGGACATCAAGAGCCTGAACCCGACAAGAATGGTGATGGTCACTGCCGCCAACGCGGTCGCCGTCGTCGTCTTCGTACTTGCCGGGGCGATCGTATGGCAGGAGTGCATTCCCATGACGATTGGAGCCGTTATCGGCGGGTGGATCGGAGCGCATATCGGACGAAGGCTCCCATCATCGGTCGTCCGGTTGCTAACCCTCACGGTCGCCTTTTTAACGACCGCGGTGTTCTTTTCGCGAGCTTACCTTTGA
- a CDS encoding DUF982 domain-containing protein has product MNWHTSAEFAPLMLLVSGSEKYKLVATLFQAAEMLTAGWPIDDGEEYLIAIRACRNAIHGEIPAQDARAALIRAADEAGIPVITVH; this is encoded by the coding sequence ATGAACTGGCACACATCTGCAGAGTTTGCCCCTCTGATGCTCCTTGTGAGTGGGTCGGAAAAATACAAGCTTGTGGCGACCCTTTTCCAGGCTGCCGAGATGCTGACAGCTGGCTGGCCGATCGACGATGGAGAAGAATATCTCATAGCGATTAGGGCGTGTCGGAATGCAATTCATGGGGAAATTCCAGCTCAGGACGCGCGGGCAGCGCTTATCCGCGCCGCCGACGAAGCTGGCATTCCGGTGATCACCGTTCACTGA